Proteins from a genomic interval of Colletes latitarsis isolate SP2378_abdomen chromosome 12, iyColLati1, whole genome shotgun sequence:
- the LOC143348698 gene encoding uncharacterized protein LOC143348698 — MTITSNLTAQQQKNIEDPVEEMLKKTGCMELHYQVQECIAETQDWRKCREQVQKFKVCMNEYQRNREQSYS; from the exons ATGACTATCACTTCGAATCTAACCGCACAACAACAGAAGAACATCGAAGATCCAGTCGAGGAGATGTTAAAGAAAACCGGATGTATGGAATTGCATTATCAAGTTCAA GAATGTATAGCAGAGACGCAAGACTGGCGAAAGTGTCGAGAACAAGTACAAAAGTTTAAAGTATGCATGAATGAATATCAGAGAAATCGAGAACAATCGTATTCTTAA